CCTGCTCGCGCGGCTCGACTCGAAGAGGTGAACCCCGTGCAGGCTCACGACTCCGACGAGATCGACGTCCAGGCGGGGGTCACCAGACGGGTCGTGGGCCTGCGCCGCAAGCGTGCCGAGTCCGCGCAGCTTCGCGGCCTGGTCGATGACCCTGACATGGTGGCGGTGCGGATCGAGTCGCAACGCCGGTTGATCACGCGCGGCATGTGGTTCTTCCTCGCGTTGGGCCTCGGCTTCACCACGGCTGGGGTTCAGGACTTCCTGGCCGGTCACCGGCCGGTTTCCGACCCGCTGTGGTGGGCGGCGTGGCTGGCCGAACCGATGCTGGCGGGCATCCTGATCATGTTGCTGGTGTTCGAGTCCGAGGTGCTGCACCGGGGCGTGCCGGTGGACAGCAAGTGGGTGGACTGGCTCAAGCGCATCCTGTTGATCTCGACGCTGTTCATGAACGTCTACCCCACGATCGCCGTGCGGGCCGGTGAGCGGTTCGAGGTCGGCAACCTCGCCATCCACGTCATGGTGCCGGTCGTGGTGTTCGGCGTCGCCGAGGTGATGCCGGTGATCCAGCAGCGGATGAACCAGGCCATCACCGACGCCTACCGCGCTGCCAGCACCGCCACACCGCAGCCTGCCCCGGCACCCGCTGCGGCAGCTGCCCTGCCGGTCCAAGCGGCGCTGGCCACCGGTACCCGGCTCAAGCTGCCGGAGCCGATCCGCGACGCGGTCAAGGCCAAGGTCGACCAGGTCGCCGCCGAAGGGCGCACGTTGACCGCCGACGACGTCCGCCAGGCGGCGCGCGTCCCCGCCGACCTCGCCGACCGCATCGTCGCCGAAGTGCACGCCCACAACGGGCACGCCTTCGCCTGATCCACGGCAGGAACTCCTACCTGCCCGTATGAGCGGGGCACGGCCACTCCCCTGGCCGTGCCCCGCTCCTCGTCCTGCTCGAAAGGAGGTGACGCGTGGTGTCCACGCTGGAAGACCGCATCGCCCACCGGCTGAGGCGGGCCGACTACCGCGACTGGCGCGACAAGGTCACCGGCATCGGTGGCTGCGCCCAGCCGATCCGCATGACCGGCGGCTGGCAGGTCCAGGACCAGGCCACCGGCGCGCTGCTGGACTGGCACGGCGGGGACGTGTTCATCCCCTGCGGCAACCGGCGCGAGTCGGTGTGCCCCTCGTGCTCGGACCGGTACGCGGCCGACGCCTACCACCTGATGCACGCTGGCCTGGCCGGTGGCTCCAAGGGCGTCCCGGTCTCGGTTACCGAGAAGCCGCGCGTGTTCGCCACGCTCACCGCGCCGTCATTCGGGCCGGTGCACAACCGACGCACCACAAGCCGCGGGAAGGTCCTGCCCTGCGCGTGCGGCTCCTGGCACCACCCCGACGACCCGGCCATCGGCACCCCGCTTGACGCCGACGCCTACGACTACGTCGGCTCGGTGCTGTGGCAGGCCAACGCCGGTGAGCTGTGGCACCGGTTCGTCACCGCGCTGAAGCGGGAGCTGATGAAGGCGGCCGGGCTGCCGGTCCGGGAGTTCAAGGACCATGCCCGGCTGTCCTACGCCAAGGTCGCTGAGTACCAGCGGCGCGGCCTGGTCCACTTCCACGCCGTCGTGCGCCTGGACGGACCCGAGGGACCGGCCGACCCCACTCCCTCGTGGGCTTCGGCGGAGCTGTTGGAGACGGCCATCATGGGCGCCGCTCGCTCAGTCGCCCTGGGCCAGGTGCTCCCCGACGGGAGCAAGTCCACGCTGCGGTGGGGCTCGCAGGTCGACGTGCGGCGCATCCGCCCGACCAGCGCCGCCGAGGTCGAAGAGGACGGCGAGATCAGCGAGTCTCGGTTGGCGGGCTACGTCGCGAAGTACGCCACCAAGGGCACCGGCAAGAGCGAAGCCGCCGACCGGCCGATCCGCTCCCAACTCGACATCG
This genomic window from Saccharothrix sp. HUAS TT1 contains:
- a CDS encoding replication initiator; translated protein: MVSTLEDRIAHRLRRADYRDWRDKVTGIGGCAQPIRMTGGWQVQDQATGALLDWHGGDVFIPCGNRRESVCPSCSDRYAADAYHLMHAGLAGGSKGVPVSVTEKPRVFATLTAPSFGPVHNRRTTSRGKVLPCACGSWHHPDDPAIGTPLDADAYDYVGSVLWQANAGELWHRFVTALKRELMKAAGLPVREFKDHARLSYAKVAEYQRRGLVHFHAVVRLDGPEGPADPTPSWASAELLETAIMGAARSVALGQVLPDGSKSTLRWGSQVDVRRIRPTSAAEVEEDGEISESRLAGYVAKYATKGTGKSEAADRPIRSQLDIDHLRVHAHHRRIIQTAWDLGDLEQFAKLNLRRWAHMLAFRGHFLSKSRAYSTTFKAIRGERRAFRTAEMLDQLGHDPGSVLVVNDWTYTGTGYADDAERELALAIAERTREQRKRKYEQEVAA